The following nucleotide sequence is from Gemmatimonadaceae bacterium.
ACTGCGGCATGTCGGGGCGCGTCTCCCACGGCTGGAGGTTGAAGGCGCGCTCGATGTGCTGCATGTGCGGCGTCATGGCCTCTTCAAACGTGACGGCGCGCCCCATCTGCCAGCGCGGCACCACCACGCGCGCGTCGTTGCGCCAGGCGTCATGCTCGTAGATGCACTCGGTGCGGAAGCCGCGCTCGCCCGCCTGGAAGAAGTAGCGCTTGGGGCGCACGCGATTGTCGAGCGTCGTGAAATAGTGGAAGTCCGCGTCGCCCGCCTGCACGATGGCCACCGGGGTGTTCATGCTCTGCGGGGTCTGCCCGCCGTGCAGGTCGCCGGCGCCGAAAGTGTAGCCGCCGAGCACGTCGCCGTCGCGAGTGTCCTGCGGCGTGCCGCCGCCAAAGGAAACCTTGCCGCGCGGGACGTCGCGGATGACGGTGGTCACCGTCTTCACCGGGCGGTGCATCTCGGCGGTGACGTCCCACGTGATCGTCGAACCCTGACGCGCGAACTTCACGGTCACCGTGCCGGGCGCCTTCTCCTGTCCGCCGGCCCAGACCATCCCCGTGCAGGTCAGCTCGAGTGCGTCCTCATTGCCGCTGGTGCGCATGAGCGCGCGGTCCATGGCGTACGTGTTCTCGTCGGTGAAGACGAGAAAGCTGAAGCGATGCCCGCCAAAGACGACCGCGGGTTCCGGAAAGTCGAACGAGAACCGCATGAACGAGTCGCCGCGCGCCGGCGTGAAGACATCGGACGTGGAATAGAGTTCGATGATGTCGCCGGTGGCCAAGTGCTGGTGCAGGGGCGCGGGCACGGTGTGGTGCTCGGACACGGGGGAATTGCCTTGCGTGGCCGTGCCATCGTGCGGCACGAACGCGGCGGCGCCGGCGACCCCAACGGTCTTGATCCAGTCGCGGCGGGAGAAGGGGTTCGTCATGGCTAGGGCGGTTGCGCGCTCGCAGGAGCGCTAGAACTTCCACGCGGCGCCGAACCACGGCACGAGGACGGTCCCGCCGCCCGTGCCGAGGACGGTCACGAACCCCATGTCCCAGGAAATGCTTTCGCCGGTCGTGCGAAGCCCCGCCGAGACGAGCGGGTGGTCCTGCACGTTCGGGAAGATCCAGTTCTCGGTGACGAACGAGAAGCGGCGAGACAGTCGCCGCGTCGCGCCCACCATCGCCATCGGGTTGCGCGCGGCCTTTCCCTCGGCGAACCCGTATCCGCCGCCCAGGGTCAGGGCACCATCGAGACCGCCCCACGTCGCTGCGCCGTACGCGATACCGAAGGTGTTCACGCTCCCGGCGACGTCGCTGAACGGCGCGCCGCCGACAAACAGTCCGACCGCGGTGTTGAGGCGTTCGGACTGCGTGAGGCCGAGCTTGGCCGACAGCAAATAGACGTTGTTCTTGATGAAGTTGTCGCTGGGAATCAGCGTCATGGCGCCGCCGAGCGTGAACCGGTCGGTGACGCCGCCATAGCCATCCATGAAGAGCACCCAGTGGTTGGCAACATACCCCTCGCCCTTCTTCAGGGTGCGCGCAGTCGGGCCGAAGAACAGGCGCGTGGCGTTGGGGTCGTCGGGCCAGTACTCCCCGCCGTGGATGGACGTGGCCCGCACGAGCGTGACCGTGCGCACATTCGCGCCGCGCACGACGAACGTGCCGGCCATGGACTCGACGCGCGCCGAGTCGCCCCAGGACTGCGTGATGCGCCCGAGGACGGTGGAGCCGTCGCGCAGCTTGATGAGCTGGCGCGCGCTGGTGTCGGGGGCGACGGCGAGCACGGGGCCGCCGGCCTGGGCGTGCGCCGCGGCGGGGGCGAGGAGGGCGAGGAGGGCGCAGAGCGCGCCGGCGAGGAGAACGAGGCGAGAGGGCATGTGTTGAATACACGCCGCGTCGGCAATTGGGTCAATAGCACCCACCCGCCGGCCGCGACGCGCGCGACCGGCGGGTGTATTGGTAACTACTTGATACTAAATACTACTTCTTCGCGGCGGCCGCCTCGAGCTCCTGCGTGATGCGCGGCAGGCCGTACACCTTCTTGAGCGCCTCGGTGATGCCGGCGGTGTGCACGGCCACCGTGCGGGCCACGTCGTCGGTGAAGATGAAGCGGTTCGGCAGGCTCTCGATGTTGCCGTCGAAGACCAGGCCCACCACTTCCGCCCTGGCGTTGATCACCGGGCTGCCGGAGTTGCCGCCGATGATGTCGTGCGTGCTGGTGAAGTTGATGGGCGTCGTCATGTCCACCGCGGTGCGGGCGTTCACCCAGCGCGGCGCGAGCTGGAACGGCGGCTTGTTGTCGAACTCGGCGCTGCGGCCGTAGAGACCGTAGATGCTGGTCTTGTACGGGGCGATGGTGCCGTTGTACGGGAAGCCGGCGACCACGCCGTCGGTGATGCGCAGCGTGAAGGTGGCGTCCGGCGGCAGGCTCTCGCCGTAGGCGGCGTAGATGGCCTGGCCCACCAGCTCGACGTTCGCGCTGATGGTGGTGTTCAGCTTCATCGCGCGCATCGAGTGCCTGGTGGCCATCGGGTTCACCTGGCGGGCGAACACGATGAGCGGGTCGGTGCTGGCGGCCACGGCGGCGGCGCCGCCGTCGAGCAGCGCCTTGCGCGCCTCGACCTTGGTGAGCGTCGTGTTGTCGAGCAGGGCGGCGGCGGCTTCAGCCGGCGCCTTGCCGTTCAGCGCGAGCTTGACGAACGGGTCGTTCGGGCCCAGCGCCTTGAGCGCGCGCTCGAACTGCATGGCGAGGAGCTGCTTGTCCATCGCGACGTCCACCGGCATGCTGGCGCCAATCTGTCCCTTGGCGCGCGCGAGGCCCGGGCCGCGATAGGCCTGGAGGCGGAGCGAATCGGCCAGTTTCTCCTGCTCCGGAATGCGGACGATGCCGGCGGCGAGATTCAGCAGCGTCGAGCCCGCGAACCCCTGGAACTGCTGGGCGACGAAGAACGAGCCCAATTCCTTCTGCGCGGCGGCGATGTTGTCCCACGACTTGCCGTACTTGCCGGCGAGGTCGGGCTTGCCCAGGATGCGCGCGCGGAAATCCTTCTCGAACGCGGCCTTCTTGGCCATGATGTTCTTGTCGATCAGGCCGGCGTTGTAGCCCGTGACGGCCTTCTGCGAGTTCTCGAGGCCGAAGACGGTGTTCTCGTACATCCGCTTGTTGGCCTCGCTCTGCGCGACGAGCGCCTTGAAGAAGGCAATCTGCGCCTTGTAGTTGGCAAGCTGGAACGGATACTGGTAGTCGCGCAGGAATTCCATCTGCGCCATGGTCAGCAGGCGGCCGGTGCTTCCCGGGTTGCCGACGACGAACGTCAGCTCGCCTTCGCCCGCGCCCTTGGCGTTCCACTTGAGGTAGTGCGGCGCCTTGAACGGGGCGTTGTTCTCGTAGACGCGCAGCAGCGTGAGGTCGAGGTCGTAGCGCGGATACGTGAAGTTGTCCGGATCGCCGCCGAAGAACGACGTCCCTTCTTCCGGCGCCATCACGAGGCGGACGTCAATGTAGCGCTTGTAGCGATAGAGCGAGTACTTGCCGCCCTGGTAGAACGTGACGACCTGGCAGGTGAGGCCGCCCACCGAGCAGGCGGCCTGGATGTCGTTGATCGCCTTGTCGCGCTGCTCCACCTGCTCGGCGGTCTTCTTGGAGGTCACGGCCGCGCGCACCTTGGCGGTCACGTCCTCGGTGCCGACGAGCTGGTCGGCGTACATGCCGGGGCACTTCTTCTCGTCCTCGAGCTTGGCCGAGGTGAAGCCGGCCTCCTGGTAGCTCGTGTCCTTGGGCGAGACGGCGGTGATGCAGCCGCGGGCGCAGTGATGGTTGGTCATCACCAGGCCGTTGTCGCTCACGAACGACGCGGAGCAGCCGGGGATGCGGACGGCGGAGAGGCGCACATGCTCGAGCCATTCCTTGGTGGGCTCAAAGCCGTAGCGGCCCTTCCAGTAGTCCATCGGCGGCGCGTCGAAGGTCCACATGGTGCCGAATTCCTTGATCCAGCCGCCGGGGCCGGTCTGCACCAGGGCCGCGGCCGCCGCTGGCGCCTTGGCGGCCGGCTTGGCCTGCGCGCTCGCCAGCGCCGGAATCAGGAGCACCGCGATCAGGGCCGCGAGGAAGCGGATGCTGCGAAGAGATGAGATCATATGAAAGAGGGGGTGAAGAGGGCGGAGTGCGGGGGTGAAGGAACAGTCTCTTATGGTACCCGCAATTCCATGCCGTTCCTATGGCAGGGCACCCTGACAATGTGTAGGGCAATTCCCAGCTTGGAAATGGGGGCGGAATTCGTTGACGTTAGGGGAGCCGCAAACTCCCGTCTCCGGACTACCCCAATGACGCTCATTCGCTCGGCCACGATCGCGCTGGCTTTCGTCGCCCTGACCGCCACCGCGCAGGCACAGGGCAAGCAGTACGGCAAGCCGCTGACCCTCAAGGAGAAGACGCCCATCTCCAAGATCCTCCAGAATCCGCACGCCTATCACGGCCAGAAGGTCCAGGTGGAGGGGGCGATCATCGAGGTCTGCGAGGAGCGCGGCTGCTGGATCAAGATCGCCAGCGACAAGCCGTTGGAGTCGATCCGCTTCAAGGTGGATGATGGCGTGATCGT
It contains:
- a CDS encoding S46 family peptidase, which codes for MISSLRSIRFLAALIAVLLIPALASAQAKPAAKAPAAAAALVQTGPGGWIKEFGTMWTFDAPPMDYWKGRYGFEPTKEWLEHVRLSAVRIPGCSASFVSDNGLVMTNHHCARGCITAVSPKDTSYQEAGFTSAKLEDEKKCPGMYADQLVGTEDVTAKVRAAVTSKKTAEQVEQRDKAINDIQAACSVGGLTCQVVTFYQGGKYSLYRYKRYIDVRLVMAPEEGTSFFGGDPDNFTYPRYDLDLTLLRVYENNAPFKAPHYLKWNAKGAGEGELTFVVGNPGSTGRLLTMAQMEFLRDYQYPFQLANYKAQIAFFKALVAQSEANKRMYENTVFGLENSQKAVTGYNAGLIDKNIMAKKAAFEKDFRARILGKPDLAGKYGKSWDNIAAAQKELGSFFVAQQFQGFAGSTLLNLAAGIVRIPEQEKLADSLRLQAYRGPGLARAKGQIGASMPVDVAMDKQLLAMQFERALKALGPNDPFVKLALNGKAPAEAAAALLDNTTLTKVEARKALLDGGAAAVAASTDPLIVFARQVNPMATRHSMRAMKLNTTISANVELVGQAIYAAYGESLPPDATFTLRITDGVVAGFPYNGTIAPYKTSIYGLYGRSAEFDNKPPFQLAPRWVNARTAVDMTTPINFTSTHDIIGGNSGSPVINARAEVVGLVFDGNIESLPNRFIFTDDVARTVAVHTAGITEALKKVYGLPRITQELEAAAAKK
- a CDS encoding DUF4920 domain-containing protein; its protein translation is MTLIRSATIALAFVALTATAQAQGKQYGKPLTLKEKTPISKILQNPHAYHGQKVQVEGAIIEVCEERGCWIKIASDKPLESIRFKVDDGVIVFPLDAKGKKATVEGEVQVKMLTAAQALAQAKEMAKERGTKVDESKYTKDVMDVQIKGEGARIQ